TATGAGTATTTCTTAAAAATCCATACCCATCAGGAAGTATTTCAAGAACTCCTTCATGAAAAAAATATCCAAATGATTCGGTTTGTTTACTCAATATTTTGAATTTCAATTCGTGATCTGTTAAGACTGAATAATTTTCTATACCATATTTTCTTGCTAAATTATATAGTTGCCTTCTTGACATTTGGTTTAATTTTCCCATATCAATCTCAACAGGGATTATTTCATCTTTTTTTACATCTTTATTATTTTCATTCATTTTTACACCTCTTTTTATTACTTAAGATTTTTGAAGTTTATATTGGAGAAATCTTGAAGGATTAGATGTTTATATTATATCACATTTTTTATTAAAACAATAAAACCCCGGCACAATGCCAGGGTTTTATTATTCTATATTATTTTTCTGTTTTTTCTTCTGTTTTTTCTTCTTTTTTCTCAATATTTTCAACTAATTGTAATAAGGATAATTCTGCAGCATCTCCTCTTCTGAAACCTATTTTTAATATTCTTGTATATCCACTATTTCTATTTTCAAAAGCTGGTGCAATTTCATCTACAACTTTATTAGTAAATCTTCTATCATTGAAATATCTGTTTATTTGTCTTCTTAATGCAACACTTCTATCTTTATTATCTGTTGTTTTTGCTTCTTTTGCTTTTGTTAATATTTTTTCAACTAATGGTCTAACCGCTTTTGCTTTTGCTGTTGTTGTTATAATGCTACCATGTTCAAAAACTTCTCTAGCTAAGTTTTTTAATAATGCTTTCCTATGTGAAGCATATCTGCTTAATTTATTTATTTTCACTCTATGTCTCATAGTACTTAGGCTCCTCCCTTCTGGATCTCATCATAATCCAATTGGAATTTTTCTTGTAATTCTTTTCGAATTTCATCCAATGATTTTTTACCGAAATTCTTAATTTTCATTAACTCATCAGGATCCTTTTTTAGAATATCTCTAACTGTATGAATTTTTTCTCTTTTTAAACAATTTTTAGCCCTTTTACTTAAATCTAATTCGTCAATTTTTGTTTCTAATATTTCAATATTAATATTTTTAAACTCTTCTTCTACTGTCACTGAAGAAAAGTCTTCTTCGAAACCTGCAATTAATTCTCCCGTTTCTACAGTTTCTGATGTTTCTTCTGATTCAACTATTTCTTCTTTCCAGGATGCATAAATAATATTAAAATGTTCAATTAAAATCTTTGTTGCTTTTATTAAAGCTTCTTTTGGATCAATTGATTTTTTCGTCCATACTTCTAATATTAATTTATCATAGTCTGTTCTTTTCCCAACACGAACATTTTCTGTTAAATAATTTACTCTTATTACAGGGCTATATACTCCATCAATATAGATATATTCTATATCTTTTGATAAATCCATTTCAGAAGTTGAAACAAAACCTTTTCCAATTGTAGCATATAGTTCCATTTCAAATCTCTTATTACCATTCATTGTTGCTATTTTTAAATCAGGATTAGCAACTTCAATCCCTGCTGGAGTTATTATATCTCCTGCTTTAATTTCAGTCGGACCTATTTTATCTATTCTTAATATAATTGGTTCTTTTAAATTACCAATATTATCAAAGTCTAATACTTTTAATTCTACTTTTTTCAAATTAACTGTTATTTCTAAAATATCCTCTTGAACGCCTTCAATTACATCAAATTCATGTAATTTACCAGGAATCCTAATACTCGTAATAGCTAATCCTGGTATTGAGGATAATAATACTCTTCTTAATGCGTTACCTATTGTAACTGCATATCCTCTTTCCAAAGGCGACAAGACAAACCTTCCATATTTGTATTCCAAATCTTCGGATTCTTCTAAGGTTTCCAATATCATCTTTTCTGGTTTTACAAATTCCATTCATTACCCCCAATTTAGCTTTTCTAAATTGGAGTGCACCCCCTTTCTTTTTGTTAGGCGCGTTTTTGCGATAATCAATGTAGCCATTAAAATTATTTTGAGTAAAGCTCGATAATAGCTTGTAAATCTACAGGTACTTCCATTTCGTCTAATGTTGGTAATCTTAAGAATGTTCCTTTAAATGCATTATAATCCACTTCTATCCAATTTAATTTTCTATTGGATTTTTGTGCTAATTCTATACCTTGTTTAATAGGTAATATTGATCTGCTCTTTTCTTTTATTTCAATAACATCTCCTGGTCTAACTCTGTATGATGGTATATCTACTTTTTTACCATTTACTAAGAAATGTCCATGTCTTACTAATTGTCTTGCTGTTCTTCTATTTACAGCATATCCCATTTGATATACAACATTATCTAATCTTGTTTCTAAAATTCTCATTAAATTTTCTCCTGTATTGCCTTCTTTTCTTGATGCTTCTTCAAAATATCTTCTAAATTGTCTTTCTAATACACCATAAATTCTTTTTAAAGCTTGTTTTGCCCTTAATTGTAATCCATATTGTGTTGGTTTTTTTGTTTGTTTACCATGTTGCCCTGGTGCATATGGTCTTCTTGCAAGAGCACATTTATCTGTATAACATCTTTCACCTTTTAAATATAATTTGAATCCTTCTCTTCTACAAAGTTTACAAAGAGATCCTATATATCTTGCCATTACATTCCCTCCTCTTAGGCCTTACATTCCTTTTCTTTTCTTTGGTCTACAACCATTATGAGGTATTGGAGTTTTATCCTTGATATTTTCAATTACCAAACCTGCAGCTTGTAATGTTCTAATTGCTGATTCTCTACCAGCACCTGGTCCTTTCACATAAACATCTAATCTTTTTACACCGTATTTTAAAGCTTCTTTTGCAACTTTATCTGCTGCTAATTGTGAAGCATAAGGTGTACCTTTTTTTGTTCCTGAAAAACCAGCTGTTCCTCCACTTGCCCAAAATAATGCATTTCCTGATGGATCTGACAATGTAATAATTGTATTATTAAATGTAGATTGAATATGTACAACTGCTTTTTCAAGTGAAATTTTCTTTTTCTTTTGACTTGTTCTCCTAGCCATAGCTAAACCTCCTTATTACTTTTTCTTACCGATTTTTGAAGGTCTTGGACCTTTTCTGGTTCTTGCATTAGAATGTGTTTTTTGACCTCTAACTGGTAACCCATTCTTATGTCTATACCCTCTGTATGAACCAATTTCTATTAATCTTGCAATACTTTTTTGTACTTCTTGTCTTAATTCACCTTCAACAAGATAATGTTCATTGATGTAATGAGTTATTTTACTTATTTCATCATCAGTTAACTCCTTTGCCCTTTTGTCAGGGTCTATACCTGTTGATTCTAAAATTTCCATTGCTCTATGCTTTCCAATGCCATAAATATATGTGAGAGCAATGAATAGTTTCTTGTTGTTTGGTACTTCAACACCCAAAATACGTGGCATTCAAATTTCCCTCCTTTAAAAATTATCCTTGTCTTTGGTTATGCTTAGGATTTTTAGAACAAACTACCCATACTCTACCTTTTCTTCTTATTACTCTACAATGTTCACATCTCTTTTTTACTGAGGCTCTAACTTTCATTTGCTCATTCCTCCTCGCTGCTTGGATTTCTCTTAATTCTTTCTCTTCTTATTATTCTACCTCTATTTAAATCATAAATTGAGACTTCAACTATTACTCTGTCCCCAGGTACTAATCTAATAAAATTCTTTCTCATTTTACCTGAAATATGAGCTAAAATCATATGTCCATTATCCAACTCTACTCTAAATGTTGCATTTGGTAATGATTCTACTATATGACCTTCCATTACAATAACATCATCTTTCTTTGCCACGAACATCACCTCTCGGGCTAATCTAATATTGTTAATACTTCCGGACCATCTTTGGTTACTACAAAAGTGTTTTCATAATGTGCTGATAACGATTTATCAGCAGTAATGGCAGTCCAGCCATCTTCTAAAACTTTAACTTTCCAATCTCCCATAGAAACCATAGGTTCAACTGCAAAAGTCATTCTTTCTCTTATTAAAGATCCTTTCCCTTTTTCCCCATAATTGGGTATCTGAGGATCTTCATGTAATTTTCTACCAACACCATGCCCAACATATTCTTTTATAATGGAAAAACCAAATGATTCAACATATGTTTGAATAGCATTACTTATATCTCCTATTTTATTCCCTGGTATTGCTTGTTCAATTCCTATCCAAAATGACTTTTCAGTAACTTCAACCAATTTTTTCACTTCTTCATTAACTTCTCCAATTATAAATGTTCTCGCTGCATCAGCTATATAGCCATCTAAGGTTAATCCAATATCAATAGAAACTATATCTCCATCTTTAAACTCTTTTTCTTTTAAAGGAAATCCGTGAACTATTTCCTCATTTACAGATATACATGTGGCGTATGGAAATCCTCCATAACCCTTGAATGTTGGAACAAATCCTCTTTCTTTCATATAACTATTTACAAATTTTTCTACTTCATATGCGCTAGAATCCTTCACAACTAATTCTTTTATTTTTTCAAAGAGGATAGCGAGCTGCTTTCCAGCTCGCCTCATCTTATCAACTTCGGATTGTGTCTTTACTAAAATCATAATATCCCTTCCAATATATTAAACACTTCTTTTGTAACTATTTCAACCGTACCACTACCATCTACTGTAAAGAATTGATTATATTTTTTATAAAATTCTATTACAGGATACGTTTTTTCCATATAAACCTTATATCTATCCCTTACGACTTCTTCTTTATCATCATCACGTTGAATTAATTCGACGCCACAAATATCACATGTATTATCTATTTTTGGTTTCAATGTTATTATATTATAAATTTTACCACACTTTGGACAAATTCTTCTTGATGTGATTCTTTTTACAACTGTTTCTTCATCAACCTCTAAATATATTATCCCAGTTATAGGATTTTTTATATCCTTTAATAAAGTTTCTAATGCTTCAGCTTGTGGTAAAGTTCTTGGAAATCCATCCAAAATAAATCCTTTATCGACATCATTTTTATTTAATCTACTTTTTATTACTTCTAACATAATTTCATCTGATACAAGTTGCCCACTATCAAGTATGGACTTCACCTGTTTTCCTAATTCACTTTCTGAAGCTACTGCTTCTCTTAACATATCTCCCGTAGAAATATGCGGAATATTATATTTTTTTGAAACCTCTTTTGCTATTGTTCCTTTACCTGCACCAGGAGGTCCAAAAAATAGCAAATTAAGTTTTTTCATAATTATCTCCTCCCGCGGAGTTTTCCTTTTTTCATAAAACCTTCGTATTGTCTTGTTATCATATGTGCTTCTATTTGTTGCATTATATCTAAAGAAACACCTACTGCAATAAGTGCTGATGTTCCTCCAATCCAAATATTAACACCTGATGCACTTCTAATTATATATGGCAATAAGGAAATTATTACCAAGAATATAGCTCCTATAAATGTAACTCTCATCATTGTCTTTGTAATATAGTCTGACGTTGGTTTTCCTGGTCTTATTCCAGGTATAAATCCACCGTATTTTTTTATATTTTCAGAGATATCATTTGGATCTATTACTACAGAATTATAAAAGTAAGCAAAGAAGAAAATTAACAATGAATATATTATTAAATAAATTGGTGTTCCATAACCAAACCATCTACTAACCCATTCTGCACCTGTTGCAGTTGCTAACATAGATGGTAATGTCATAATGGCTGAAGCAAAAATAATAGGTAATACACCTCCACCATTAACCTTTATTGGTATATATGTGGAAGATCCGCCATAAATTTTGTTTCCAACTACTCTTTTTGCATATTGAACATTTATTCTTCTTTCTGATGTTTGTAAGAAAACTGTACCAACTACAACTCCTATTGCTACAATTATTAATACTATCCATTCAAAAACACTTAATCTGCCTACAAAACCACTAGCAACATATTGTGGGAATCTTGATACTATACCGGCAAAAATTAAAACAGATATTCCATTACCTATACCTTTTTCTGTAATCATTTCACCTAACCATAATAAGAACATTGTACCTGCTACGATTGAGGTTGTTGAAATTAATACGAAAACAAAATAATTTAAGTTAGGAGATCTATAATTTGCTACTCCTAATGATAAGAAAAATCCTTGAAGTAATGCCAATCCTAAAGTTACCTGTCTTGTCAATCTCCCGAATCTTTTTCTTCCCTCTTCCCCTTCTCTCAACATTTCTTTCAAGCTTGGTATTACTGAAGATAATAATTGTAAAATAATTGATGCATTAATATATGGGGTAACACTTAATACAAATATAGAAAATTGTTTTAAAGAACCTCCTGTAAATACATCAAAGAAACTTATTAATCCTTGCGATGCTCCACCTAAACCTGCTATAAAACCTTCCCATCTTGCTAAATCTATTCCAGGAATAGGAATATATATACCTACTCTAAATGCTATCAAAGCTAATAATGTAAATATAATACGATCCCGGAGTTCCGGGATCTTCCACATATTTTTAAAAGCTTCTTTCATTATTGTATCACCTCGACACTTCCGCCGGCTGATTCGATTTTTTCTTGTGCTTTTTTACTAAATGCATGTGCTTTTACTTTTAATGGTTTTGTTAATTCACCTTTTCCTAATACTTTTACTCCATCTTTTATTTTTTTAATAATCTTTTTTTCTAATAATTTTTCTGGTGTTATTTCTTCATTGGCTTCAAATTTGTTCTCTAAAACAAAAATGTTTACTTCTGCATAATCTTTTTTAAATGGTGCATTTGTAAATCCATATTTTGGAATTCTTCTGAATAATGGTGTTTGACCACCTTCAAAACTTGGCCTTACTTTTCCTTTTCCTCTTGATTTTTGACCTTTATGACCTTTACCACCAGTTTTTCCTAACCCTGAGCTCCAACCTCTTCCGGTTCTTTTTGCTACTTTTCTTGATCCTTCGGCGGGTTTTAAGTCTGATATTTTAAGAGACATATTTGCTACCCCCTCATTCTTCAATTTCTTCGACTTTCACAAGATGTTGTACCTTTGTAATCATACCTCTTATTTCTGGCCTATCTTCTTTAATTACTTCTTGATTTGTTTTTCTTAACCCTAAGGCATCTAAGGTGGCGAGTTGTCTATAATTTTTTCCCGCTCTTCCTCTTACAAGTTTTATCTTTAATTTAGCCATTTCTTATCCCTCCTTATGGGCACCTTGGAATACCTTTGTAACACTCAAGTCTCTGAGTTCTGCATATTCTTTTGGTGATTTTAATTCTTTTAATCCATTCAAAGTAGCTTTCGCTAAGTTAATAGCAGTTGTTGATCCTAAAGCTTTTGAAAGGATATTATGAACACCTGCAAGTTCAACAACAGCACGAACTGATGCAGAAGCTATAATACCAGTACCTGGACCGGCTGGTTTTAAAAGAACTTTTGAAGCATCTTGTCTTCCAAGAACTTCATGAGGAATAGTTCCATTTTTTACAGGAACTTCTATTACATTTTTCTTAGCATTTTGTATAGCCTTTCTTATTGCTTGTGGAACTTCTCTTGCATTTCCGCTTCCTACTCCTACTTTTCCATTTCTATTTCCTACAACTGCTACAACTCTGAAAGAAATATTTTTTCCACCTGTTGTAACCTTAGTTACTCTTCTAATTTCAATTATTCTTTCTTCAAATTCTTCAGCAGCTGCTGAAGCTATCAATTTTTTATCTAAGGCCATTTTCTGACTACACCTCCTTAAAATTCAAGACCTGCTTCACGTGCAGCATCAGCTAAAGCTTTAACTTTTCCATGATATTTGAAGCCGCCTCTATCAAATGATACTTTTGATATACCCTTTTCTAATGCTCTTTTTGCAATTAATTTACCCACTTCTTTAGCAGCTTCAATATTCCATGTTTTTTCTAAATTTAATTCTTTATCTACGGTAGAAGCAGCTGCTAATGTATGACCTTTTGTATCTTCTATAATTTGAACATATATATGTTTATTGCTCTTGAAAACTGCCATTCTTGGTCTTTCAGGAGTTCCAAAAACTTTTCTTCTAACCCTTAAATGTCTTTTTCTTCTTAATTTTTTCTTTTGGATGGGTTTAATCATCTGGTCAGCCTCCCTTAAACTTTCTTACCTTGTTTTCTGATAATTACCTCACCAACATATTTTATACCTTTTCCTGAGTATACATTTGGTTTTCTGAATCTTTTAATTCTAGCTGCAACTTCACCAACTAAGTATTTATCAATACCTTTTACAATAACTTTATTTGGTGCTGGCACTTCAATTGTAATTCCTTCTGGTGGAATGTATTCAATTGGATGAGAATATCCAAGTTGTAATACTAATTTAGAACCTTGCATTGCAGCCCTATAACCAATACCTAATATTTCTAATTCTTTTTTAAAACCTTCTGTAACACCTTTAATCATATTTTTTACCAATGATGCATATGTACCTTGAAACATATTAATTCTTTTTGCATCGCTTTTTCTTTTCATACTATTTTCATTTCCATCTACATATATTTTATTATCTTCAATTCTAAATTTTACATATGGCAAATAGTCTTGAGATAATTCTCCTTTAGGACCTTTAACTTTTATTAAATTATCGTTAATTGTCACTTCTACTCCATTTGGTATATCTATTGGATTTTTTGATATACGTGACATTTATTCAGCACCTCCTACCAAACGTAACAAATTAATTCTCCACCGACACCAAGTTCTCTTGCTTCTTTGTCGGTAAGAATACCTTTTGAAGTTGAAATTATTGAGATACCCATTCCACCTTTTACTGTTGGAATTTTATCTTTTGAAACATAAACTCTTCTACCAGGTTTTGAAACTCTTATTATACTATGAATTACTTTTTGTTTGTTTTTTCTGTCACCTTTATATTTTAATTGAATTTTTAAAATTCCTTGTTTGCCATCTTCAATAAATTTATAGTCAGAAATATATCCTTCTCTTTTTAATATTTCAGCTATATTTCTTTTAAGATTAGATGCTGGAATTTCTACACTTTCTTTCATAACAAGATTCGCATTTCTTATTCTTGTAAGCATATCTGCTACGGGATCACTCCACATTAAGATTTCCTCCTTACCAACTTGCCTTTTTAACGCCTGGTAATTTTCCTTCCAAGGCTAATTTCCTAAAACATACTCTACATAATCCAAATTCTCTATATACAGCTCTAGGTCTTCCACAAACTATACATCTTGAATATTCTCTTGTTTTATATTTCTTTGGTTTTTTCCACCTAGCAACCATTGATTTTTTTGCCATTATTTACCTCCTCCTTAATCTCTCTTGAAAGGGAAGCCCATTAATTGAAGGAGTTTTCTTGCTTCCTCATCTGTTTTTGCAGTAGTAACAATAGTAATATCCATACCTTGTACTCTCTTTACTTGATCAGGTTTTAATTCTGGGAAAACTAATTGTTCAGTTAACCCAAATGTATAATTTCCTCTTCCATCAAAACTGTTTGGATTCATACCTCTAAAGTCTCTTAATTTTGGGAAGATTATGTTTATTAATTTAAATAAAAAATTGTACATTTTCACATTTCTTAATGTTACTTTTGCACCAATAGGCATTCCTTCTCTTAATTTAAAATTAGCAACACTTTTTTTTGCTCTTGTAACTACAGCTTTTTGTCCTGTAATTAAAGATAATTCTTGTGCATGTTTCTCAACAACATCTGCATTCCTTGAGCCCTCGCTAATTCCCATATTAACTACTATTTTTACAATTTTTGGAACTTCATGAATGTTTTTGTAGCCAAATTCTTTCATGAGGGCTGGAACTACTTCTTTTTCATACTCGCTTTTTAACGGAATGTATTCATATCTCATAATCTATTCCTCCCTCATTAAACCTTATCTATGATTTCATTACATTTTCTACAAATTCTTACTTTTTTACCTTCTTCTAAGAATTTGTACCCAACTCTTGTAGGTTTGCCACAACTTGGACAAATAACCATTACTTTGCTTGCATGTATTGGTGAAGGTTGTTCAATAATTCCGCCTTCTCTTAATTGTTGAGTTGGTCTTTGATGTTTCTTAACTAAGTTTATATTTTCTACGATAACTTTATTTAATTTTGGTATCACTCTTAAGATTTTTCCTTCTTTACCTTTGTCTTTTCCGGATATTACCCTTACTAAGTCACCTTTTTTTACTTTCATACTCTCACCTCACCATACTTCTTGTGCAAGAGATGCTATTTTTGTGTAACCGGCTTCTCTTACTTCTCTAGCAATTGGCCCAAATACACGTGTACCAACAGGCATATTATTTTTATCTATTAAAACAGCTGCATTTTCATCAAATCTTATATGAGAACCATCTTTTCTTTTTATTTCTTTTTTTGTTCTAACGATTACAGCTTTCACAACCTGTCCTTTTTTAATATCAGTATGTGGAATTGCTTCTCTTACTGAACATACAACTACATCACCAACTGTCCCTACTGATTTATGAAATCCACCTAAAACTCTGATTACTCTTAACACTTTTGCACCTGAATTATCTGCAGCTCTTAAGTAACTTTCGGTTTGAATCATTATTCGTCACCCCCAACTTGTTCCACTGTTTCGGGTGTTTCATTATTTTTTTCTGCGAAAATATTTTTCTCAACAATTCTGATAACTTTCCATGTTTTTGTTTTTGAATATGGTCTTGTTTCTTCAATTTCTACTATATCACCTACACCACATTCATTATTTTCATCGTGAGCATGGAATTTCTTTGATTTTTTAACGAATTTTTTATATATAGGATGTTTTATTTTTCTTTCAACTTTTACAGTAACAGTTTTATCCATTTTGTCACTTACGACTTCGCCTATTAACGTTTTTTTAGGCATTACTCATTACCTCCTTATACCCAATTCCCTTTGTCTGAGAATTGTTTTTATTCTAGCTATGTCTCTTCTTACCATTTTTATGGAAGCAGTGTTTTTTATCTGGCCTAATTCATGTTGAAATCTCATTTCGAATAATTTCTTTTTTGACTCTTCTAATTTAGCTTTTAATTCATCATCTGTTAAATTGATTAATTCTGCTACTTGTTTTTTCATTTTGCTTCCCCCCTTATGTGGTACCTGGGTACTATTTTTGTCTTGATAGGTAATTTAGTTGCTGCATATTCTAATGCTTCTTTTGCTAATTCTTCGGAAGTTCCAGCAATTTCAAATAAAATTTTTCCTGGTTTTACTACTGCTGTCCAACCTTCTACATCACCTTTACCTTTACCCATTCTTGTTCCGATTCCTTTTGAAGTTATTGGTTTGTCAGGGAATATTTTTATCCAAATTTTACCATTTCTTTTTAATGTTCTAACCATTGCTAATCTACATGCTTCTATTTGTTGGGAAGTGATTAAAGCTGGCTCTAACGCTTTTAATCCCCATTCACCAAAATCTACTAATGTTCCACCTTTGGCGTTACCTTTCATTTTTCCTCTTTGAATCTTTCTATATTTATATCTTTTTGGCATTAACATTTACATCACGCCCTCCTTTAGTTCATAACTGAGTGTC
This sequence is a window from Marinitoga hydrogenitolerans DSM 16785. Protein-coding genes within it:
- the rplQ gene encoding 50S ribosomal protein L17 produces the protein MRHRVKINKLSRYASHRKALLKNLAREVFEHGSIITTTAKAKAVRPLVEKILTKAKEAKTTDNKDRSVALRRQINRYFNDRRFTNKVVDEIAPAFENRNSGYTRILKIGFRRGDAAELSLLQLVENIEKKEEKTEEKTEK
- a CDS encoding DNA-directed RNA polymerase subunit alpha, which translates into the protein MEFVKPEKMILETLEESEDLEYKYGRFVLSPLERGYAVTIGNALRRVLLSSIPGLAITSIRIPGKLHEFDVIEGVQEDILEITVNLKKVELKVLDFDNIGNLKEPIILRIDKIGPTEIKAGDIITPAGIEVANPDLKIATMNGNKRFEMELYATIGKGFVSTSEMDLSKDIEYIYIDGVYSPVIRVNYLTENVRVGKRTDYDKLILEVWTKKSIDPKEALIKATKILIEHFNIIYASWKEEIVESEETSETVETGELIAGFEEDFSSVTVEEEFKNINIEILETKIDELDLSKRAKNCLKREKIHTVRDILKKDPDELMKIKNFGKKSLDEIRKELQEKFQLDYDEIQKGGA
- the rpsD gene encoding 30S ribosomal protein S4 — its product is MARYIGSLCKLCRREGFKLYLKGERCYTDKCALARRPYAPGQHGKQTKKPTQYGLQLRAKQALKRIYGVLERQFRRYFEEASRKEGNTGENLMRILETRLDNVVYQMGYAVNRRTARQLVRHGHFLVNGKKVDIPSYRVRPGDVIEIKEKSRSILPIKQGIELAQKSNRKLNWIEVDYNAFKGTFLRLPTLDEMEVPVDLQAIIELYSK
- the rpsK gene encoding 30S ribosomal protein S11; translation: MARRTSQKKKKISLEKAVVHIQSTFNNTIITLSDPSGNALFWASGGTAGFSGTKKGTPYASQLAADKVAKEALKYGVKRLDVYVKGPGAGRESAIRTLQAAGLVIENIKDKTPIPHNGCRPKKRKGM
- the rpsM gene encoding 30S ribosomal protein S13 — translated: MPRILGVEVPNNKKLFIALTYIYGIGKHRAMEILESTGIDPDKRAKELTDDEISKITHYINEHYLVEGELRQEVQKSIARLIEIGSYRGYRHKNGLPVRGQKTHSNARTRKGPRPSKIGKKK
- the rpmJ gene encoding 50S ribosomal protein L36 yields the protein MKVRASVKKRCEHCRVIRRKGRVWVVCSKNPKHNQRQG
- the infA gene encoding translation initiation factor IF-1; this encodes MAKKDDVIVMEGHIVESLPNATFRVELDNGHMILAHISGKMRKNFIRLVPGDRVIVEVSIYDLNRGRIIRRERIKRNPSSEEE
- the map gene encoding type I methionyl aminopeptidase; translated protein: MILVKTQSEVDKMRRAGKQLAILFEKIKELVVKDSSAYEVEKFVNSYMKERGFVPTFKGYGGFPYATCISVNEEIVHGFPLKEKEFKDGDIVSIDIGLTLDGYIADAARTFIIGEVNEEVKKLVEVTEKSFWIGIEQAIPGNKIGDISNAIQTYVESFGFSIIKEYVGHGVGRKLHEDPQIPNYGEKGKGSLIRERMTFAVEPMVSMGDWKVKVLEDGWTAITADKSLSAHYENTFVVTKDGPEVLTILD
- a CDS encoding adenylate kinase; translated protein: MKKLNLLFFGPPGAGKGTIAKEVSKKYNIPHISTGDMLREAVASESELGKQVKSILDSGQLVSDEIMLEVIKSRLNKNDVDKGFILDGFPRTLPQAEALETLLKDIKNPITGIIYLEVDEETVVKRITSRRICPKCGKIYNIITLKPKIDNTCDICGVELIQRDDDKEEVVRDRYKVYMEKTYPVIEFYKKYNQFFTVDGSGTVEIVTKEVFNILEGIL
- the secY gene encoding preprotein translocase subunit SecY: MKEAFKNMWKIPELRDRIIFTLLALIAFRVGIYIPIPGIDLARWEGFIAGLGGASQGLISFFDVFTGGSLKQFSIFVLSVTPYINASIILQLLSSVIPSLKEMLREGEEGRKRFGRLTRQVTLGLALLQGFFLSLGVANYRSPNLNYFVFVLISTTSIVAGTMFLLWLGEMITEKGIGNGISVLIFAGIVSRFPQYVASGFVGRLSVFEWIVLIIVAIGVVVGTVFLQTSERRINVQYAKRVVGNKIYGGSSTYIPIKVNGGGVLPIIFASAIMTLPSMLATATGAEWVSRWFGYGTPIYLIIYSLLIFFFAYFYNSVVIDPNDISENIKKYGGFIPGIRPGKPTSDYITKTMMRVTFIGAIFLVIISLLPYIIRSASGVNIWIGGTSALIAVGVSLDIMQQIEAHMITRQYEGFMKKGKLRGRR
- the rplO gene encoding 50S ribosomal protein L15; translated protein: MSLKISDLKPAEGSRKVAKRTGRGWSSGLGKTGGKGHKGQKSRGKGKVRPSFEGGQTPLFRRIPKYGFTNAPFKKDYAEVNIFVLENKFEANEEITPEKLLEKKIIKKIKDGVKVLGKGELTKPLKVKAHAFSKKAQEKIESAGGSVEVIQ
- the rpmD gene encoding 50S ribosomal protein L30, whose translation is MAKLKIKLVRGRAGKNYRQLATLDALGLRKTNQEVIKEDRPEIRGMITKVQHLVKVEEIEE
- the rpsE gene encoding 30S ribosomal protein S5, whose product is MALDKKLIASAAAEEFEERIIEIRRVTKVTTGGKNISFRVVAVVGNRNGKVGVGSGNAREVPQAIRKAIQNAKKNVIEVPVKNGTIPHEVLGRQDASKVLLKPAGPGTGIIASASVRAVVELAGVHNILSKALGSTTAINLAKATLNGLKELKSPKEYAELRDLSVTKVFQGAHKEG
- the rplR gene encoding 50S ribosomal protein L18 — encoded protein: MIKPIQKKKLRRKRHLRVRRKVFGTPERPRMAVFKSNKHIYVQIIEDTKGHTLAAASTVDKELNLEKTWNIEAAKEVGKLIAKRALEKGISKVSFDRGGFKYHGKVKALADAAREAGLEF
- the rplF gene encoding 50S ribosomal protein L6 — encoded protein: MSRISKNPIDIPNGVEVTINDNLIKVKGPKGELSQDYLPYVKFRIEDNKIYVDGNENSMKRKSDAKRINMFQGTYASLVKNMIKGVTEGFKKELEILGIGYRAAMQGSKLVLQLGYSHPIEYIPPEGITIEVPAPNKVIVKGIDKYLVGEVAARIKRFRKPNVYSGKGIKYVGEVIIRKQGKKV
- the rpsH gene encoding 30S ribosomal protein S8, coding for MWSDPVADMLTRIRNANLVMKESVEIPASNLKRNIAEILKREGYISDYKFIEDGKQGILKIQLKYKGDRKNKQKVIHSIIRVSKPGRRVYVSKDKIPTVKGGMGISIISTSKGILTDKEARELGVGGELICYVW
- a CDS encoding type Z 30S ribosomal protein S14 — protein: MAKKSMVARWKKPKKYKTREYSRCIVCGRPRAVYREFGLCRVCFRKLALEGKLPGVKKASW
- the rplE gene encoding 50S ribosomal protein L5; this translates as MRYEYIPLKSEYEKEVVPALMKEFGYKNIHEVPKIVKIVVNMGISEGSRNADVVEKHAQELSLITGQKAVVTRAKKSVANFKLREGMPIGAKVTLRNVKMYNFLFKLINIIFPKLRDFRGMNPNSFDGRGNYTFGLTEQLVFPELKPDQVKRVQGMDITIVTTAKTDEEARKLLQLMGFPFKRD
- the rplX gene encoding 50S ribosomal protein L24, producing MKVKKGDLVRVISGKDKGKEGKILRVIPKLNKVIVENINLVKKHQRPTQQLREGGIIEQPSPIHASKVMVICPSCGKPTRVGYKFLEEGKKVRICRKCNEIIDKV